The following are from one region of the Thermoproteus uzoniensis 768-20 genome:
- a CDS encoding geranylgeranyl reductase family protein, whose protein sequence is MYDLVIVGAGPAGATAAVVATRLGLRTLVVDRFKPPREKPCGGGLTPRTWKMLERLGIEYHWYGECREVRVKVADIRYTHRGEPIRVTRRPEFDKALLEQSHAEFVVDKIVKVEGGRAVGEKGVYEGAVVVGADGANSVVARSLGEPPPSSKTHAIAFMSIADGSLGDLCVIDFDFAHEETGGVGYAWAFTLGDRGADVGIGVGWGPWMDLRRPLAKWAESLGLKAGEVMGHPLSLGSLRRLGRGNVILAGEAAGFVDASTGEGIYYAVATGALAAQAAYVALKVRNNPGEAEAVYRQLARPYVEEIRKSRLISRLLGAFGYNKRVARLVGPSLVRLYKMLTSGEATYGPLLIKPKILR, encoded by the coding sequence GTGTACGACTTGGTCATAGTCGGGGCGGGCCCCGCCGGCGCCACGGCGGCTGTGGTCGCCACGAGGTTGGGGTTGAGGACTCTAGTGGTCGACCGCTTCAAGCCTCCTAGAGAGAAGCCGTGCGGAGGCGGGTTGACCCCTAGGACTTGGAAGATGTTGGAGAGGTTGGGGATAGAATACCACTGGTACGGCGAGTGTAGGGAGGTCAGAGTGAAGGTGGCCGACATAAGGTACACGCATAGGGGCGAGCCCATAAGGGTGACGCGGAGGCCCGAGTTCGACAAGGCGCTCCTCGAGCAGTCCCACGCCGAGTTCGTCGTCGACAAGATCGTGAAGGTGGAGGGGGGCAGAGCCGTGGGGGAGAAGGGCGTGTACGAGGGGGCCGTCGTCGTGGGCGCCGACGGCGCCAACAGCGTCGTCGCCAGATCGCTGGGGGAGCCGCCGCCTAGCTCCAAGACACACGCGATAGCGTTTATGTCGATCGCCGACGGGAGCTTGGGCGATCTCTGCGTGATAGATTTCGACTTCGCCCACGAGGAGACGGGAGGCGTCGGCTACGCCTGGGCGTTCACGTTGGGGGATAGGGGAGCCGACGTCGGCATCGGCGTCGGCTGGGGTCCCTGGATGGATTTGAGAAGGCCTTTGGCCAAATGGGCCGAGTCGCTGGGGCTCAAGGCGGGCGAGGTTATGGGCCATCCCCTCAGCCTGGGCTCTCTGCGGAGGCTCGGGCGGGGCAACGTGATCCTGGCGGGCGAGGCGGCGGGCTTCGTGGACGCCTCGACTGGCGAGGGCATATATTACGCCGTAGCCACGGGAGCCCTCGCCGCGCAGGCCGCCTACGTGGCGCTTAAGGTGCGGAACAACCCCGGCGAGGCCGAGGCGGTCTATAGACAGCTGGCGCGGCCCTACGTCGAGGAGATACGGAAGAGCAGGCTCATCAGCAGACTCCTCGGCGCCTTCGGCTACAACAAGCGCGTGGCGAGGCTGGTCGGGCCGAGCCTCGTGAGGCTCTACAAGATGTTGACGTCAGGCGAGGCCACCTACGGCCCCCTTCTGATAAAGCCCAAGATCCTCCGTTGA
- a CDS encoding ABC transporter permease gives MLAEAQLAWGALRERKGRTVGAIIGVLIAFVALTFALSVGDAFRAETLKFFEGLGVNNVFVLGRFTDADVATIATYAAPYATSVVPISVAMGSVRLPNGRVESVNIYGIPGRDIGVVVPSSALYAGSDNIGGSLAVVGYYVAFDQNTGAQLLSVGYPLTLNYGGRSYTVVVSGIMAPEHPGVINTLDSVILDEPQFRSMTGQIGYQIVVVSLKDTKYLGEVQSLLKAAFPDAQIVNLLSLVQTLNQFFAGLELFLGLVSGVSTVITALWLYDTMTISVLQRTKEFGILRAVGFRRRQITAMILYEALIIAAIGIAAGAVVVELLTLVPIGFFPGMSIHLTVPLHIAIATAALVAAVNAVGALAPAIRAGRLNVVDALRYE, from the coding sequence GTGCTGGCCGAGGCGCAACTGGCTTGGGGCGCCTTAAGGGAGCGGAAGGGGAGGACCGTAGGGGCGATAATAGGGGTGCTCATAGCCTTCGTCGCGCTCACGTTCGCGCTTTCCGTCGGCGACGCGTTCAGGGCAGAGACTCTCAAGTTCTTTGAGGGCCTCGGCGTGAACAACGTCTTCGTGCTCGGCAGATTCACCGACGCGGACGTGGCGACCATAGCCACCTACGCGGCGCCGTACGCGACGTCGGTCGTGCCCATCTCGGTCGCCATGGGCTCGGTAAGGCTCCCCAACGGCCGCGTGGAGTCGGTCAACATATACGGGATCCCGGGCAGAGATATAGGCGTGGTCGTGCCCTCGTCCGCCCTCTACGCCGGCTCGGACAATATAGGCGGCAGTCTCGCCGTGGTCGGCTACTACGTGGCCTTCGACCAGAACACTGGCGCCCAGCTACTCTCGGTGGGGTACCCCCTCACGCTCAACTACGGCGGCAGGTCGTACACGGTCGTCGTCTCGGGCATAATGGCCCCGGAGCACCCCGGCGTGATCAACACGCTGGACTCGGTCATACTCGACGAGCCCCAGTTCAGATCCATGACGGGCCAGATCGGCTACCAAATAGTGGTCGTCTCGCTAAAGGACACCAAATACCTTGGAGAGGTCCAGAGCCTCCTCAAGGCCGCCTTCCCCGACGCCCAGATAGTGAACTTGCTCTCGCTGGTCCAGACTCTCAACCAGTTCTTCGCCGGCCTCGAGCTTTTTCTCGGCTTGGTTTCTGGCGTCTCTACTGTCATTACTGCTCTGTGGCTTTACGATACTATGACCATATCTGTGCTCCAGAGGACTAAGGAATTCGGCATACTTAGAGCCGTAGGCTTCAGAAGAAGACAGATAACAGCCATGATACTCTACGAAGCCCTAATAATTGCGGCTATAGGAATAGCCGCCGGCGCGGTCGTCGTCGAGTTGTTGACCCTCGTGCCCATCGGCTTCTTCCCCGGTATGTCTATCCATCTAACTGTACCGCTCCACATCGCTATCGCGACCGCCGCGCTAGTTGCGGCGGTCAACGCCGTCGGCGCTCTGGCTCCTGCCATTAGGGCCGGCAGACTTAACGTAGTCGATGCGCTGAGGTACGAATAG
- a CDS encoding FAD-dependent oxidoreductase, with translation MRRVVVVGGGIAGIYFAYRLLQAVQAEVVLVEPKPVHEFVIGIPMAYGGLVAFRDLIFPLSQLKKVRHVWDHATALDGTCVRLSNARNVCGDYVVLAPGSYKVGTAEYWSVEGAERLYELMMRTRAVRFIVSEFTPVIGFQEIAYAVKTRFPEKEVSVHLIYVSDDYVFLLEPWKAKAKEIGVEVTGDPPPHKAVDELHISVPAVRPHPLTAGLELKPETLETQYERVYLIGDSALLKLGLPPIGWGSLWQASLAAQAVASEISKGYIEISPDEWSSQSDPESFKRWLTFRMATGTPLVHLKGLYQLWARNVVASL, from the coding sequence ATGCGTAGAGTCGTCGTTGTGGGCGGGGGGATCGCCGGGATCTATTTCGCCTACAGGCTCCTTCAAGCGGTGCAGGCCGAGGTCGTGTTGGTGGAGCCTAAGCCGGTGCACGAGTTCGTGATAGGGATACCTATGGCCTACGGCGGCCTGGTCGCCTTCAGGGACTTGATATTCCCTCTGTCCCAGCTCAAGAAGGTCAGACACGTGTGGGACCACGCGACGGCCCTAGACGGGACTTGCGTGAGGCTCTCCAACGCACGGAACGTATGCGGCGACTACGTCGTGTTGGCCCCCGGCTCCTACAAGGTGGGGACCGCGGAGTACTGGAGCGTCGAAGGCGCCGAGAGGCTCTACGAGCTCATGATGAGGACGAGGGCCGTGCGCTTCATAGTGAGCGAGTTCACCCCAGTGATAGGCTTCCAAGAGATAGCCTACGCCGTCAAGACCAGGTTCCCCGAGAAGGAGGTGTCAGTGCATCTGATCTACGTCTCCGACGACTACGTGTTTCTGCTCGAGCCTTGGAAGGCCAAGGCGAAGGAAATAGGCGTGGAGGTGACGGGCGACCCGCCGCCGCATAAGGCGGTGGACGAGCTCCACATATCCGTCCCGGCGGTCAGGCCCCACCCCCTCACGGCTGGGCTTGAGCTCAAGCCGGAGACCTTGGAGACGCAGTACGAGCGGGTGTACCTCATAGGCGACTCCGCCCTCCTGAAGCTGGGCCTCCCGCCGATCGGGTGGGGATCCCTCTGGCAGGCCTCGTTGGCGGCGCAAGCCGTCGCCTCGGAGATAAGCAAGGGGTATATAGAGATCTCTCCCGACGAGTGGAGCTCGCAGTCCGACCCGGAATCGTTCAAGAGGTGGCTGACCTTCAGGATGGCCACCGGCACCCCGCTCGTCCATCTGAAAGGCCTCTACCAGCTCTGGGCCAGAAACGTCGTGGCGTCGCTGTAG
- a CDS encoding DsbA family protein, whose translation MEALVTRVGEKENPYLVEFYDVNCPFCAKSALDLWGDLLASGAYFELVYLPVHYAIWKDMGSPKTAEGSYLANLSAFCVDDPVQRVRYLLELFKITSSVRNEPKAIEEQLEYARGKFGDLKSCVRGKVGRLADDPELAYELAHEYALSIDAVVTGVPTAAIVDGGKAVEVKDGLGEVEDLIKKYLSGKRRAPS comes from the coding sequence ATGGAGGCCCTCGTCACCCGCGTAGGCGAGAAAGAGAACCCCTATCTGGTGGAGTTCTACGACGTCAACTGCCCCTTCTGCGCCAAGTCGGCGCTTGACCTATGGGGCGACCTCCTCGCCTCGGGCGCCTACTTCGAGCTGGTGTACCTGCCCGTCCACTACGCCATATGGAAGGACATGGGCTCGCCGAAGACCGCGGAGGGGTCCTATCTGGCAAACCTCTCGGCCTTCTGCGTCGACGACCCGGTCCAACGGGTGAGGTACTTGCTGGAGCTCTTCAAGATAACGTCCTCAGTGCGGAACGAGCCCAAGGCGATAGAGGAGCAGTTGGAGTACGCCAGGGGCAAGTTCGGCGACTTGAAGAGCTGCGTTAGGGGCAAGGTCGGCCGCCTTGCCGACGACCCCGAGCTGGCCTACGAGCTCGCCCACGAATACGCCCTCTCCATAGACGCCGTGGTGACCGGGGTCCCCACAGCCGCAATTGTAGACGGCGGGAAGGCCGTCGAGGTCAAGGACGGCCTGGGGGAGGTGGAGGACCTCATCAAGAAATACCTCTCGGGCAAGAGGCGAGCGCCTTCTTGA
- the galT gene encoding galactose-1-phosphate uridylyltransferase — MSEVRRDPTTGDWIVVAPRRLERPWQPESFCPFDPGAPETGYGWDVLILPNRYPVVSPEAPAPQTDGFYEAVRAYGRALVVVETPEHNLDDLSDLPREQIERVLRMVRDEMARAASDPGVLYFLYFRNKGREIGVSLTHPHGQIYELPVVPERVARELERAEEYWRGRGRCLHCDVVARESASGRALLRGAYWAAFVPYYARWPHEVHVYPLRHVQLLTQLGDGELAELAGVLKAVLCALKNAVGKPMPYMMVLHQAPLRGDHRYYHLHFEIYGMYRPDGRLKYAASAETGAGIYTLDTTPEDAAERLKKALASCPRGIS, encoded by the coding sequence ATGAGCGAGGTGAGGAGGGATCCCACCACCGGCGATTGGATAGTCGTGGCGCCGAGGAGGCTGGAGAGGCCCTGGCAGCCCGAGTCCTTCTGCCCCTTCGACCCGGGCGCTCCCGAGACCGGCTACGGGTGGGACGTCTTAATTCTGCCCAACAGATACCCGGTGGTGTCGCCAGAGGCGCCGGCGCCCCAGACCGACGGCTTCTACGAGGCCGTGAGGGCCTACGGCAGGGCCTTAGTTGTCGTCGAGACGCCGGAGCACAACTTGGACGATCTGAGCGATCTGCCGAGGGAGCAGATAGAGAGGGTGTTGAGGATGGTGAGAGACGAGATGGCCAGGGCCGCGTCGGACCCCGGCGTCTTGTACTTCCTGTATTTCAGGAACAAGGGGAGGGAGATCGGCGTCTCCCTCACCCACCCCCACGGCCAGATATACGAGCTCCCTGTCGTCCCGGAGCGCGTGGCCAGAGAGCTCGAGAGGGCCGAGGAGTACTGGCGCGGCCGCGGGCGGTGCCTCCACTGCGACGTCGTGGCCAGGGAATCGGCGTCGGGCAGGGCCTTGTTGAGGGGGGCGTATTGGGCCGCCTTCGTGCCGTACTACGCCAGATGGCCCCACGAGGTGCACGTATACCCCCTCCGCCACGTCCAGCTCTTGACCCAGCTAGGCGACGGGGAGCTCGCGGAACTCGCCGGCGTCCTCAAGGCGGTTCTCTGCGCCCTCAAAAACGCCGTTGGGAAGCCCATGCCCTACATGATGGTCCTGCACCAAGCTCCCTTGAGGGGAGACCACCGCTACTACCACCTACACTTCGAGATCTACGGGATGTATAGGCCGGACGGGAGGCTGAAATACGCGGCGAGCGCCGAGACGGGAGCCGGCATATACACCCTCGACACCACGCCGGAGGACGCCGCCGAGAGGCTCAAGAAGGCGCTCGCCTCTTGCCCGAGAGGTATTTCTTGA
- a CDS encoding galactokinase, which translates to MNYEVLASAPGRLDFLNTHQDYKGLPVVSVAINLRTRVKARRLRGACRARSLNTGESAEFKPGELPAGRSFADYVKAAVVSLQRSGVEVGGCELEVDSDVPIASGMASSAALLVATVGALSALWGGPADPAFVAETAYRAEREVMGIPCGRLDQYGSAFGRISYINTKPPYNVERLELDRGVFVALDSGVRHSTAEVHPQRQRELDEGLRALLAVVPPSIREKLAERHWKVKWEELDEEELKPYLDKIPRVPANRILFTIRMHRSTLVALDILRGRKAEAPYLPPLDGDDWRARGVGAVMTYQHSLLRDLYDVSIPELDRLVEGALAKGAYGAKLSGAGLGGVVMALAPEAAAGSIRGVGEARSWVLKVDDGLRVEYL; encoded by the coding sequence GTGAACTACGAGGTACTGGCCTCCGCGCCGGGCCGTCTGGATTTCTTGAACACGCACCAGGACTACAAGGGACTGCCGGTGGTCTCTGTCGCGATAAACCTACGGACGCGCGTCAAGGCCCGGCGCCTGCGCGGGGCATGTAGGGCGAGGTCCCTCAACACCGGCGAGTCCGCCGAGTTCAAGCCCGGAGAGCTCCCCGCCGGGAGGAGCTTCGCCGACTACGTAAAGGCCGCGGTTGTGTCCCTACAGCGCTCGGGCGTGGAGGTGGGGGGCTGCGAGCTCGAGGTGGACAGCGACGTGCCGATAGCCTCCGGCATGGCGTCGAGCGCGGCGCTCCTCGTGGCTACAGTCGGCGCGCTGTCGGCCCTCTGGGGAGGGCCCGCGGATCCGGCGTTTGTGGCCGAGACCGCCTACCGCGCGGAGAGGGAGGTGATGGGCATACCGTGCGGCCGGCTGGACCAGTACGGGTCCGCCTTCGGCAGGATATCGTACATCAACACCAAGCCTCCCTACAACGTGGAGCGGCTCGAGCTGGATAGGGGAGTCTTCGTGGCGCTCGACAGCGGGGTGCGGCACTCAACGGCGGAGGTGCATCCCCAGAGGCAGAGGGAGCTGGACGAGGGGCTCAGGGCGCTACTCGCCGTGGTGCCCCCCAGCATAAGGGAGAAGCTCGCGGAGAGGCATTGGAAGGTCAAGTGGGAGGAGCTGGACGAGGAGGAGCTGAAGCCCTATCTGGACAAAATACCGCGCGTGCCGGCCAACCGCATCCTCTTCACTATCAGGATGCACAGATCCACCCTCGTCGCTCTGGACATACTGAGGGGGAGAAAGGCCGAGGCGCCGTATCTGCCGCCGCTCGACGGCGACGACTGGAGGGCGAGAGGCGTGGGGGCCGTCATGACGTACCAGCACAGCCTCCTCCGCGACCTATACGACGTCAGCATACCGGAGCTCGACAGGTTGGTCGAGGGGGCCTTGGCTAAGGGGGCCTACGGCGCCAAGCTGTCCGGCGCGGGGCTCGGCGGCGTCGTCATGGCCCTCGCGCCGGAGGCCGCCGCGGGCTCCATTAGAGGCGTCGGGGAGGCGCGCAGCTGGGTCTTAAAAGTCGACGACGGTCTGCGCGTGGAGTACCTATGA
- the glcV gene encoding glucose ABC transporter ATP-binding protein GlcV, protein MVVVTLEHVDKIFPPNVVALKDVNLKINDGEFFVVLGPSGHGKTTFLRVLAGLEVPTRGRILFDDDVIVDVERKVFVEPPKRNVGMVFQNWALYPHMKVFDNIAFPLKIKKLPKREIEARVKEVAEILGIGDLLDRYPRQLSGGQQQRVAIARALVKQPRLLLLDEPFSNLDARIRISARAFVKRLQRELKITTILVTHDQQDAYSVADRLAVLRRGVIQQVGGVEDLLERPANLFVATFLGDPPMNVFEAKLLKEAGGYLADAGSLKIPLPNSPALAEHVGKKVYVGIRPADIYVAEAPQSKDDVAIPKGRVKIVEVTGFVTTALIEWDGLEARVEVVGRPPAEGAETVVYVRPQKIKVFGEDEKAVL, encoded by the coding sequence ATGGTCGTAGTCACCTTGGAGCACGTTGACAAGATATTTCCGCCGAACGTCGTCGCCCTCAAGGACGTGAACCTCAAGATAAACGACGGCGAGTTCTTCGTCGTGTTGGGCCCCTCTGGCCACGGCAAGACCACCTTCCTCAGAGTTCTCGCCGGGCTTGAGGTGCCGACGAGGGGCCGGATACTCTTCGACGACGACGTCATAGTGGACGTGGAGAGGAAGGTGTTCGTGGAGCCGCCTAAGAGAAACGTCGGCATGGTGTTCCAGAACTGGGCCCTCTACCCCCACATGAAGGTCTTCGACAACATAGCGTTCCCCCTGAAGATAAAGAAGTTGCCCAAGAGAGAGATCGAGGCGAGGGTGAAGGAGGTGGCCGAGATTTTGGGCATAGGGGATCTTCTGGACCGCTACCCCCGCCAGCTCTCGGGCGGCCAACAACAGAGGGTGGCCATAGCGCGCGCCTTAGTCAAACAGCCGCGCCTACTGCTCCTCGACGAGCCCTTCTCCAACCTAGACGCAAGGATACGCATAAGCGCCAGGGCGTTCGTGAAGAGGCTCCAGAGGGAGTTGAAAATAACAACGATATTAGTGACGCACGACCAGCAAGACGCGTACTCCGTCGCCGATAGGCTGGCCGTGCTGAGGAGAGGCGTGATACAGCAGGTAGGCGGCGTGGAGGACTTGCTGGAGAGGCCCGCCAACCTATTCGTGGCGACCTTCTTGGGAGATCCGCCCATGAACGTCTTCGAGGCCAAGCTTCTGAAAGAGGCCGGCGGCTATCTGGCCGACGCAGGCTCACTGAAGATACCCCTGCCGAACTCCCCCGCCTTGGCCGAACACGTGGGGAAGAAGGTGTACGTGGGCATAAGGCCGGCCGATATCTACGTGGCGGAGGCCCCGCAGAGCAAGGACGACGTGGCTATACCCAAGGGCAGAGTCAAGATAGTTGAGGTAACGGGCTTCGTGACGACGGCCTTGATCGAGTGGGACGGCCTAGAGGCCAGAGTCGAGGTGGTGGGCAGGCCGCCGGCCGAAGGCGCCGAGACTGTCGTGTACGTGAGGCCTCAGAAGATCAAGGTTTTCGGCGAGGACGAGAAGGCCGTGCTGTGA
- a CDS encoding S41 family peptidase, with the protein MKGYYMYPDIYGDDMVFVTEDDLWKYSGGRAYRLTSDFGVVVRPKFSPDGRYIAFTRLQQTDQGTLAEAYVVPADGGQPKRLTYFGSPYTRVAGWTPDGRVLVFSDFKMPFPQWRELYSVSLDGRYERLNLGPATALLYGDGFVVLGRNNYDLPYWKRYRGGMRGVLWISRDGGRTFEKLVDLPGNVTSPMIVGGRIYFVSDHEGVGNLYSVDPSGKDLRRHTDFKEFYVRNASSDGRRVVFQMGGDIYLYDPSGRLELLDIEAPLARKQKAPKFVDPFKYLEGFALPSGDSVVLISRGQAFHMPAWEGAVVGLGAGGATRYKHVSADGDKIAVSTYDGAVEIYGKDGALLKRLEPGLGLIEALALKYPRLALANHRGELWLLDVETGTAALVDRSEYGLITELAWHPSGLWLAYSRPSGPYTQNIRLYDVRSGRSHDATPPTSFDYGPAFDPDGRYLYFLSRRALNPAMDPVQFYYVFAKHSKPYLIPLRRDDLSPFVEYRKAEGAAQDIDVEGIAARAEPFPVDEGIYAAVVGLKGGKVAWLRYEVEGALKYYLWSAQERRGVVEVYDLETKSKEQLASGVSAIRASPDGKYLLLKEEGRLRLVDVEKRPDMQSREPGRKSGVLDLNRVKVYVDPAKEWRQMFREAWLLMRENFWRADMNGVDWDAVYRKYEPLLDRVGTRYELSDLINEMQGELGNSHAYEVVPDFEVDKPYPVGGLGAEFAWDGSCWRVAKIFVGDPANEGERSPLAAPGLDVKEGDCVLSIGGTALGPDTPPEAALLNRAGDVLWIETRRGDAVRRFPVKTLRDERHIVYRSWVERNRRYVHEKTGGRVGYVHVPDMGPYGYAEFFRSLVAEGYREALIIDVRFNRGGHTSGMLIQRLAARVFGAFLTRYFKPTPYPELVVPKALVLITNEYAGSDGDIFTYDFKALGLGPVVGTRTWGGTVGIDTRYKLVDGTIITQPKYAFWAEGVGTGIEGRGVEPDIYVEIAPHHYREGADPQLDRAIEEALKRLGASLSLESVRA; encoded by the coding sequence ATGAAGGGGTACTACATGTACCCGGACATATACGGCGACGACATGGTGTTCGTCACCGAGGACGACCTCTGGAAATACTCCGGCGGCAGGGCCTACAGGCTCACCTCCGACTTCGGCGTAGTCGTTAGGCCGAAGTTCTCGCCGGACGGGCGGTATATAGCCTTCACCCGGCTGCAACAGACCGACCAGGGCACCTTGGCCGAGGCCTACGTGGTGCCGGCCGACGGAGGCCAGCCCAAGAGGCTGACCTACTTCGGCTCTCCCTACACGCGCGTGGCGGGGTGGACGCCCGACGGGCGGGTGCTGGTCTTCAGCGACTTCAAGATGCCCTTCCCCCAGTGGCGGGAGCTGTACTCCGTATCTCTAGACGGGAGGTACGAGAGGCTTAATCTAGGCCCCGCCACGGCCTTGCTCTACGGCGATGGGTTCGTCGTGTTGGGCCGGAACAACTACGACCTGCCCTACTGGAAGAGGTATAGGGGCGGCATGAGGGGCGTCCTCTGGATCAGCAGAGACGGCGGGAGGACGTTCGAGAAGCTGGTCGACCTCCCGGGCAACGTCACCTCGCCCATGATTGTCGGCGGCAGGATATACTTCGTGTCCGACCACGAGGGGGTCGGCAATCTGTACTCTGTGGACCCCTCCGGCAAGGATCTGAGGAGGCACACCGACTTCAAGGAGTTCTACGTCAGGAACGCCAGCTCCGACGGGCGCAGAGTGGTCTTCCAGATGGGCGGCGACATATATCTATACGACCCGTCTGGTCGCCTCGAGCTCCTCGACATAGAGGCTCCTCTGGCCAGAAAGCAAAAGGCGCCCAAGTTCGTCGACCCCTTCAAATATCTGGAGGGCTTCGCCTTGCCCTCGGGCGACTCCGTCGTCTTGATCTCCCGCGGCCAGGCCTTCCACATGCCAGCCTGGGAGGGGGCGGTGGTCGGGCTGGGCGCCGGCGGCGCCACGAGGTACAAGCACGTGTCGGCTGACGGCGACAAGATCGCCGTGTCGACCTACGACGGCGCCGTCGAGATCTACGGGAAGGACGGGGCGTTGCTCAAGAGGCTGGAGCCGGGGCTGGGGCTGATAGAGGCCTTGGCCCTCAAGTACCCGAGGCTGGCCTTGGCCAACCATAGAGGGGAGCTGTGGCTGTTAGACGTCGAGACGGGGACCGCGGCATTGGTCGACAGAAGCGAGTACGGCCTAATAACGGAGCTCGCGTGGCACCCCTCCGGCCTTTGGCTCGCCTACTCCCGGCCCTCGGGCCCCTACACCCAGAACATAAGGCTGTACGACGTGAGGTCCGGCAGATCCCACGACGCCACGCCGCCCACGAGCTTCGACTACGGCCCCGCCTTCGACCCCGACGGGAGGTACCTCTACTTCCTCTCAAGGAGGGCCCTCAACCCCGCCATGGACCCCGTCCAGTTCTACTACGTCTTCGCGAAGCACTCAAAGCCTTACCTCATACCTCTGAGGAGGGACGACTTGTCTCCCTTTGTCGAGTACAGAAAGGCGGAGGGGGCGGCGCAGGATATAGACGTGGAGGGCATCGCCGCCAGGGCCGAGCCCTTCCCGGTCGACGAGGGGATATACGCGGCCGTCGTGGGGCTTAAGGGCGGGAAGGTCGCCTGGCTTAGATACGAGGTGGAGGGGGCCCTCAAGTACTATCTGTGGTCGGCTCAGGAGAGGAGGGGCGTCGTCGAGGTTTACGACTTGGAGACCAAGTCCAAGGAACAGCTGGCGTCGGGCGTCTCGGCCATTCGGGCCTCCCCCGACGGGAAATATCTATTGCTGAAGGAGGAGGGCAGGCTGAGGCTTGTCGACGTGGAGAAGAGGCCCGATATGCAGTCGAGAGAGCCGGGCAGAAAGAGCGGGGTCCTGGACCTAAATAGGGTAAAGGTCTACGTAGATCCGGCGAAGGAGTGGAGGCAGATGTTCCGCGAGGCCTGGCTGTTGATGAGGGAGAACTTCTGGAGGGCCGACATGAACGGCGTCGATTGGGACGCCGTGTATAGGAAGTACGAGCCTCTTCTAGATAGGGTGGGGACGCGGTACGAGCTGAGCGACTTGATCAACGAGATGCAGGGGGAGCTGGGCAACAGCCACGCGTACGAGGTGGTGCCCGACTTCGAGGTGGATAAGCCCTACCCGGTGGGCGGGCTGGGGGCCGAGTTCGCGTGGGACGGATCGTGCTGGCGCGTGGCCAAGATCTTCGTCGGCGACCCCGCCAACGAGGGCGAGCGGAGCCCGCTGGCGGCGCCGGGCCTAGACGTCAAGGAGGGGGACTGCGTGCTGTCCATAGGCGGGACGGCACTCGGCCCCGACACGCCCCCGGAGGCCGCCCTCCTCAATAGGGCCGGCGACGTGTTGTGGATAGAGACCAGGCGGGGCGACGCGGTCCGGCGCTTCCCCGTCAAGACGCTGAGGGACGAGAGGCATATCGTATACAGAAGCTGGGTGGAGCGCAACCGCCGCTACGTGCACGAGAAGACCGGCGGCAGGGTGGGCTACGTCCACGTGCCCGACATGGGCCCCTACGGCTACGCCGAGTTTTTCAGGTCGCTCGTGGCGGAGGGCTACAGAGAGGCGCTCATAATAGACGTCAGGTTCAACAGAGGCGGCCATACGTCAGGCATGTTGATACAGCGGCTGGCCGCGAGGGTCTTCGGGGCGTTTCTAACTAGATATTTCAAGCCGACGCCGTACCCCGAGCTCGTCGTGCCCAAGGCGCTCGTGCTGATAACTAACGAGTACGCCGGCTCTGACGGCGACATATTCACCTACGACTTCAAGGCGTTGGGGCTGGGACCCGTCGTGGGGACCAGGACTTGGGGCGGCACGGTGGGGATAGATACCAGGTATAAACTAGTCGACGGCACTATAATAACCCAGCCCAAATACGCGTTCTGGGCCGAGGGCGTCGGGACCGGGATAGAGGGACGCGGCGTGGAGCCCGACATCTACGTGGAGATTGCGCCGCACCACTACAGAGAAGGCGCCGACCCGCAACTCGATAGGGCAATCGAGGAGGCCCTCAAGCGGCTCGGCGCCTCGCTCTCTCTGGAGTCCGTCAGAGCTTAA
- a CDS encoding acylphosphatase produces MAKVRVHLYVRGKVQGVFFRQSMKDVAAYYGVRGWVRNLPDGRTVEAVLEGDEEAVRKVVEWAHYGPPGARVEKVEVAYEEYRGEFDDFKILPTPKNI; encoded by the coding sequence ATGGCGAAGGTGCGGGTACATCTGTACGTGAGGGGGAAAGTGCAGGGAGTCTTCTTCAGACAGTCCATGAAGGACGTGGCCGCCTACTACGGCGTGAGGGGGTGGGTGAGGAATCTGCCCGACGGGAGGACGGTCGAGGCCGTTTTGGAGGGCGACGAGGAGGCCGTGAGGAAGGTCGTGGAGTGGGCCCACTACGGCCCGCCGGGCGCCCGGGTCGAGAAGGTCGAGGTCGCCTACGAGGAGTACAGGGGGGAGTTCGACGACTTCAAGATACTGCCGACTCCCAAAAATATTTAG